The following coding sequences lie in one Fimbriiglobus ruber genomic window:
- the treS gene encoding maltose alpha-D-glucosyltransferase: MSSDALWYKDAIIYEVHVRAFHDGDGDGVGDFDGLTKKLDYLEDLGVTAIWLLPFYPSPLKDDGYDIADYTTVNPQYGSLDEFKTFLAEAHRRGIRVITELVINHTSDQHPWFQRARRAPLGHPDRDFYVWSDTPDKYPGVPIIFPGFETSNWTWDPVAKQYVWHRFYSHQPDLNYDNPAVWDAIFPVVDFWFGLGVDGMRLDAVPYLYERDGTACENLPETHAFLKALRKHVDDRFPDKMFLAEANVWPEEAVDYFGTGDECQMAFHFPLMPRLFMALQQEDRFPIVDVFAQTPAIPDTCQWCLFLRNHDEMTLAMVTDEERDYMYRAYAQERQARIFLGIRHRLAPLVRSDRRRIELLNALLFSLPGTPVVYYGDEIGMGDNIYLGDRNGVRTPMQWSADRNAGFSRANPQKLYLPINIDPEFHYEAVNVEAQQNNPSSLLWWMKRLIAQRKRFTAFGRGTTDFVSANNSKVLAFVRKFESECVLVVANLSRFVQHAAIDLRDFRGIVPEEVFGRSLFPAVGDAPYPLTLGPHGFFWFSLSAATRAPGGPAAVEPAAALPTLRVADDWTELVEGPGRDDLERVLPDVLNGRRAGHVRGEITGCRILSTLSTGIAGLKVRMVTVRIEYQSRLPEIISIPMTFVPEDRAETMLAPLARVGIARVRGPHPGVICEPIALPEYATALPHAVAAGQSFPTPNGFLVAVPLPGFENLAQAEPGEGPPVLVHGHYDNLTVTFGNRLVLKTYRRIEDGTNPDLEIGRYLADRQFTGIAPLVGYVEYRRRGGGEPITLAVLRGYIPHQGDAWQLVLDQLSRFFERVAALSKEQPPVPPPPAPLFGERPDPERRDATTEWQELVGPSLVTARLLGERTAALHAVLAADDTVPTRAPEPFTRTYRRSLYQSLRTLAAGVCGRLKQPGADWPDAVRAAAAGIDDQNLSHKVRDVLDPAITGSRIRCHGDYHLGRLMYTGKDFILVDFEGDASRTTGERRIKRSPLMDVASLIRSLDYAVGTALYGLSNGRGRTPGLVRPEDVATLTPWADAWRTRVAREFVNAYLAAIPPVLLPETVAARAKLLNTLMLERALHEVDYDLAVRPAWAMIPLAAVSRLMSADGVDGVCA; this comes from the coding sequence ATGTCCTCCGACGCACTCTGGTACAAAGACGCGATTATCTACGAGGTCCACGTCCGGGCCTTCCACGACGGCGACGGCGACGGCGTGGGCGATTTCGACGGGTTGACGAAGAAACTCGACTACCTCGAAGACCTCGGGGTGACGGCCATCTGGCTGCTCCCGTTCTACCCGTCGCCGCTGAAGGACGACGGGTACGACATCGCGGATTACACCACCGTCAACCCGCAGTACGGCTCGCTGGACGAATTCAAAACCTTCCTGGCTGAAGCCCACCGACGGGGTATCCGCGTCATCACGGAACTGGTTATCAATCACACGTCCGATCAGCACCCGTGGTTCCAGCGGGCCCGCCGGGCGCCGCTCGGCCACCCGGACCGCGACTTCTACGTCTGGAGCGATACGCCGGACAAATACCCGGGCGTGCCGATCATCTTCCCCGGCTTCGAAACGTCGAACTGGACCTGGGACCCGGTCGCCAAGCAATACGTCTGGCACCGCTTCTACAGCCATCAGCCCGACCTCAACTACGACAACCCGGCCGTCTGGGACGCGATCTTCCCCGTCGTGGATTTCTGGTTCGGCTTGGGCGTAGACGGGATGCGGCTCGACGCAGTCCCCTACCTGTACGAGCGGGACGGGACCGCCTGCGAAAACCTACCCGAGACGCACGCCTTCCTGAAAGCGTTACGAAAGCACGTGGACGACCGATTCCCGGACAAGATGTTCCTGGCTGAGGCGAACGTCTGGCCGGAAGAAGCGGTCGACTACTTCGGCACCGGCGACGAGTGCCAAATGGCGTTCCACTTCCCGCTGATGCCGCGGCTATTCATGGCGTTGCAGCAGGAGGACCGCTTTCCGATCGTCGACGTGTTCGCGCAGACCCCGGCCATCCCGGATACCTGCCAGTGGTGCCTGTTCTTGCGGAACCACGACGAAATGACGCTGGCGATGGTGACGGACGAGGAGCGGGACTACATGTATCGGGCGTACGCCCAGGAACGCCAGGCCCGCATCTTCCTCGGCATCCGGCACCGGCTCGCCCCGCTCGTCCGCAGCGACCGCCGGCGGATTGAACTGCTCAACGCCTTGTTGTTTTCGTTGCCCGGAACGCCGGTCGTCTATTACGGCGACGAAATCGGCATGGGCGACAACATTTACCTCGGCGACCGCAACGGCGTCCGGACGCCGATGCAGTGGAGCGCGGACCGGAACGCCGGGTTCAGCCGGGCGAACCCCCAGAAGCTCTACCTGCCGATCAACATCGACCCCGAATTCCATTACGAAGCCGTCAACGTCGAGGCCCAACAGAATAACCCGTCGTCGCTCTTGTGGTGGATGAAACGGCTGATCGCCCAGCGGAAACGGTTCACCGCGTTCGGCCGCGGGACGACCGATTTCGTGTCCGCGAACAACTCGAAAGTCCTCGCGTTCGTGCGCAAATTTGAATCCGAGTGCGTACTGGTAGTAGCCAACCTGTCGCGGTTCGTGCAACACGCCGCGATCGACCTCCGCGATTTCCGCGGCATCGTTCCTGAAGAGGTCTTTGGGCGGAGTCTCTTTCCCGCGGTCGGGGACGCCCCGTACCCGCTGACGCTCGGGCCACACGGGTTCTTCTGGTTCTCGCTCTCCGCCGCCACTCGCGCCCCCGGCGGACCGGCGGCGGTCGAGCCGGCCGCCGCACTCCCGACCCTGAGAGTCGCCGACGACTGGACCGAGTTGGTCGAAGGGCCCGGCCGCGACGACCTGGAGCGGGTGCTTCCCGATGTTCTCAACGGCCGCCGCGCCGGGCACGTCCGGGGTGAAATCACCGGGTGCCGCATCCTGAGCACCCTGTCGACGGGCATCGCCGGGCTGAAAGTGCGAATGGTGACAGTGCGGATCGAATACCAGTCGAGACTGCCCGAAATCATCTCCATACCCATGACGTTCGTGCCGGAAGATCGAGCCGAAACGATGCTCGCGCCGCTCGCCCGCGTCGGCATCGCGCGGGTTCGCGGCCCGCACCCCGGAGTGATTTGCGAACCGATCGCGTTACCCGAATACGCGACCGCCCTGCCCCACGCGGTCGCCGCCGGGCAGTCGTTCCCGACCCCGAACGGGTTCCTCGTCGCCGTCCCGCTGCCGGGCTTTGAAAATCTGGCTCAGGCGGAACCGGGGGAAGGGCCGCCGGTCCTGGTTCACGGGCACTACGACAACCTGACCGTCACATTCGGCAACCGACTCGTTTTGAAAACGTACCGGCGGATCGAAGACGGAACGAACCCGGACCTGGAAATCGGACGATACCTGGCCGACCGCCAGTTCACCGGGATCGCCCCGCTGGTCGGGTACGTGGAATACCGGCGGCGCGGTGGGGGTGAGCCGATCACGCTCGCGGTTCTCCGCGGATACATCCCGCACCAGGGCGACGCGTGGCAACTCGTCCTCGATCAGTTGAGCCGATTCTTCGAGCGGGTGGCGGCGTTGTCCAAGGAGCAGCCGCCGGTGCCACCGCCGCCCGCCCCGTTGTTCGGGGAGCGGCCCGACCCCGAGCGGCGGGACGCGACGACCGAGTGGCAGGAACTGGTCGGCCCGTCGCTGGTGACCGCGCGGCTCCTGGGCGAGCGGACGGCCGCACTGCACGCCGTCCTCGCGGCCGACGACACGGTACCGACGCGGGCTCCCGAGCCGTTCACGCGGACCTACCGTCGGTCGCTTTACCAGTCGCTCCGAACGCTGGCGGCAGGCGTCTGCGGCCGCCTCAAGCAGCCGGGCGCCGACTGGCCCGACGCGGTTCGGGCAGCCGCCGCGGGAATCGACGACCAGAATCTGTCGCACAAGGTCCGGGACGTACTCGATCCCGCCATCACCGGCTCCCGCATCCGGTGCCACGGGGATTACCACCTCGGCCGGCTCATGTACACGGGCAAGGACTTCATCCTGGTCGACTTCGAAGGCGACGCCAGCCGGACGACCGGCGAGCGGCGGATCAAGCGGTCTCCGCTCATGGACGTGGCCTCGTTGATCCGGTCGCTCGATTATGCGGTCGGTACCGCCCTGTACGGTTTGTCGAACGGCCGCGGGCGAACCCCGGGCCTGGTGCGCCCGGAAGATGTGGCGACCTTAACCCCGTGGGCGGACGCCTGGCGGACGCGGGTCGCCAGGGAGTTCGTGAACGCTTACCTAGCGGCGATCCCGCCCGTGCTGCTGCCGGAAACGGTGGCCGCACGCGCCAAGTTGCTCAACACGTTGATGCTCGAACGGGCATTGCACGAAGTGGATTACGACCTGGCGGTCCGCCCGGCCTGGGCCATGATCCCGCTCGCGGCCGTGTCGCGCCTGATGAGCGCCGACGGTGTTGACGGCGTCTGTGCGTAA
- a CDS encoding HAD-IIB family hydrolase, with protein MRYFALATDYDGTIAHNGRVDDDTIAALKKLRESGRKLLLVTGREIEDLATTFSHFELFDRIVAENGAIIYDPSTKETRDLAAPPPPEFVAELKARGVGPISVGHVIVATWEPHQETVLGVIRDHGLELQVIFNKGAVMILPSGVNKATGLAAALTELGLSAHNVVGAGDAENDHAFLAACECAVAVSNALPPVQERADIVTAKDHGAGVSELIGRIIDNDLADVRLTRHRTRIGDREGGGDEGVDASDGSVMVCGTSGSGKSTLTTGLLERLAASGHQFVVIDPEGDYSTLDFAVALGSPERAPLADEVLDLLRDPARNAAVNLLGIALDHRPAYFAELLSRLLELRTRTGRPHWIVVDEAHHLIPTNWEPTGHTLPDFVPGALFITVHPGSLSPPVLRFVNTLLAVGGEPAKTVREFCTASGDPVPDVIEVDKLPSGDAVLWRRGANETVVVHSERPKTERKRHLRKYSEGNLGADRSFYFRGPAGKLNLKAHNLVTFLQLANGVDDDTWEFHRGNNEYSQWLRSKVKDPALADEVATIETGDTSAKDSRAEIRAAIERKYTLPTDAPSGKVD; from the coding sequence TTGCGTTACTTCGCCCTCGCGACCGATTACGACGGGACCATCGCCCACAACGGCCGCGTCGACGACGACACGATTGCCGCGCTGAAAAAACTCCGAGAATCGGGGCGCAAGCTTTTACTCGTCACCGGCCGCGAAATCGAAGACCTGGCGACGACGTTTTCTCACTTTGAGCTATTCGACCGCATCGTCGCCGAGAACGGTGCCATCATTTACGACCCGTCGACCAAAGAGACGCGCGACCTTGCCGCCCCACCGCCGCCGGAATTCGTGGCGGAATTGAAAGCCCGGGGCGTCGGACCCATCTCGGTGGGTCACGTCATCGTCGCCACGTGGGAACCCCATCAGGAAACGGTCCTCGGCGTGATCCGCGACCACGGCCTGGAACTCCAGGTGATCTTCAACAAAGGCGCCGTGATGATCCTGCCGTCCGGCGTCAACAAGGCGACCGGACTCGCCGCCGCACTGACCGAATTGGGCTTATCCGCCCACAACGTCGTGGGCGCGGGTGACGCGGAGAACGACCACGCGTTCCTGGCCGCTTGCGAGTGCGCGGTCGCGGTATCCAACGCCTTGCCACCGGTGCAAGAACGGGCCGACATCGTCACCGCCAAAGACCACGGAGCCGGCGTCTCGGAGTTGATCGGCCGCATCATCGACAACGACCTGGCGGACGTCCGCCTCACCCGCCACCGGACGCGGATCGGCGACCGGGAAGGCGGTGGGGATGAGGGCGTCGACGCGTCTGACGGCAGCGTCATGGTCTGCGGCACCTCGGGGAGCGGCAAGTCGACCCTCACGACCGGTTTACTGGAGCGGCTCGCGGCGAGCGGCCACCAGTTCGTCGTCATCGACCCGGAGGGCGACTACTCGACCCTCGATTTCGCGGTCGCCCTCGGCAGCCCGGAGCGGGCTCCGCTGGCAGACGAGGTTCTCGACCTCCTCCGCGACCCGGCTCGTAACGCGGCGGTAAACTTGCTCGGCATCGCCCTCGATCACCGCCCGGCTTACTTCGCCGAACTCCTCTCCCGCTTGCTCGAACTGCGAACGCGGACCGGCCGGCCGCACTGGATCGTGGTGGACGAAGCCCACCACCTGATCCCGACGAACTGGGAGCCGACCGGCCACACCCTGCCCGATTTCGTCCCCGGTGCGCTATTCATTACGGTCCATCCGGGGAGTTTGTCGCCGCCGGTTCTCCGGTTCGTGAACACGCTTCTGGCCGTCGGCGGCGAACCGGCCAAGACGGTCCGGGAGTTCTGCACCGCGTCCGGCGATCCCGTCCCGGATGTGATTGAGGTCGACAAGCTGCCGTCGGGCGACGCCGTCCTGTGGCGGCGCGGGGCAAACGAAACAGTGGTCGTCCACAGCGAGCGGCCCAAGACGGAACGGAAACGGCACCTGCGTAAGTATTCCGAAGGAAATCTCGGGGCCGATCGCAGTTTCTACTTCCGCGGCCCGGCGGGCAAGTTGAACCTCAAAGCTCACAACCTGGTCACGTTTCTCCAACTCGCCAACGGGGTCGACGACGACACCTGGGAATTCCACCGGGGCAACAACGAGTACTCGCAATGGCTGCGGTCGAAGGTGAAAGACCCGGCCCTGGCGGACGAGGTCGCGACGATCGAGACGGGCGACACGTCCGCGAAAGACAGCCGGGCCGAGATCCGGGCCGCCATCGAACGCAAGTATACTCTGCCGACCGACGCCCCCTCGGGCAAAGTGGATTGA